From Bdellovibrio sp. KM01:
GGTTGTGAGCAGCAAACATTGCGGACTCCCAGATGGAACCCTCATACAATTCGCCATCCCCCAACAGGCAATAAACCAGATGCAAATCACGGTTCATTTTTGCAGCTAACGCAACACCTGCTGCCACGCCAAGGCCATGCCCTAACGCTCCTGTTGTCAGTTCAACGCCTGGGACGCTGTTTTGTAAGTGAACGCCAAAGTTTCCATTCTTTTGCGCAAAGCCTTGCAACCAGTCTTTCGGGAAAAATCCTTTGCTTGAAAGAATACTATATATCAAAGGACTGCATTGTCCTTTACTGATGATCACGCGATCGCGACCGGACCATTTTGGTTCCAGAGGATTTACATTTGCCAGACCACCAAAGTACAGACTGATTAAAATCTCCACGGCTGACATCGAAGAGGTCACATGGCCCGTTCCGGCTTCGATACACATCTCTAACACTTCCGTGCGTGTATCGTGGGCTAGTTTTTTAAGTTCATCGTGAGTCATCATTTTGCCACCTCGTTAAGTGCCTTGCAGAGCTGATCAATCCATTTAAGGGGAAGGGACGGAAAGTTCCCGATATAAAATCCGTTGTGATGGATTTGTTCTGTGTTCACAAATGCCGTTGGATCGATATCAATCCCGCGTGTTTTTAGAAATCCTTGGCGAAGTTGATTTCCTCCGCCTGACATTCCCCGACGGTACTCGACTCCTAAATCTGAAAGTACTTTTTCCACCTTAGATTTTAGGTGAGCTTTATCGGGAAGGATTTGTAGTAAAAGAGCATAACTGGAACTGCCCTTGGTATTATAGCGGGTAAAATATGTATTCTTATCCAAGCCTTTTAGGAATCTGTGCAGGCGCAGACTTCGCTGCGTGTTGTTTTTATCCAGACGCTTTAATTGATTGAGTCCTAAGACCGCCCCAAGCTCGTTGTTGCGAAAATTGAAACCCACCACCGGGAAATCAAATTCTTTATAGACTTGTTTTGAGTTATTTAAATGCTTTTGCAACTGCGCTGGATCTGTTGATTCGCGCAACAGACCGTGTCCCCGCTTTATTCGCACCAGCTGTGCGAATTCAGGATCATTGGTGCAGACCATACCGCCTTCGATTGTCGTCATGTGATGACCATAGTAAAAGGAAAAGTTTGAAGCAAAGCCGATGCTTCCCACTTTGTGGGTACCCATCTTTGCGCCATGAGATTCACAAGCATCTTCAATCAAAGGGATCTTGTGCTTTTTTAAAAGTTGCTGCAGCGGCGTGCTTAAACCATTCAATCCCAGAATATGCGTTAAAAAAACGGCTTTGGTATTTTTGGTAATGGCTTTTTTTGTAGCCTCGTAATCAAGAGCCAAGGTTTCGGGATTAATATCAACGAACACTGGTGTAAAACCATTTTCAATAACAGAAACGATGTCAGAAACCCAGGTGAGTGGTGGAACGATCACCTCGCCCACACTTGCGACATCTCTTAAAGCAGAAAGCGTCAGGAAATTTGCAGCCGACCCGGAGCTGACAAAAATACTATGCTTTACGCCCAACCACTTCGACCATTCTTGTTCGAACTTTTTAACTTTATCACCTTGAGTGAAGCGATCAGAAGTCATGATGTGCTTCACCAAGGCCGTCTTATCGGCTTCAGTGATATTGTTTTGAATCAACGGCCAACGAAAGTCATTCATAGGAGGCCTTTGCTAACACTTTATCCAGAGTATATTTGCGGCTGAGTTTTATCTTTTTCAAATTCTCGATGTATTCAAATGTCTTTGGTCCGAACTTAGATTTGATCAAATTCAAATAGGCCGGGCTATTATGGTAAATACTCCATGCCTGATCGCGGAAAGTTAAGACCTCTGCCGAGCTGATATGCTTAGTCGGTAAAGGTTTGCAATCATAGGAGTGCTGGCTGTAACCCAACCAGTTTTCAGGAAGCTCGATATTATTACGAACGGCTTCTCGATAAAGCTCAGATCCTGGGTAGGCCATGGCAGAATAGAAATTTGCAGTTTCCAGATTAAGCTCGACCGCCAAATCCAAATTTCTTTGCATGGTTTCTAAAGTATCATCTGGAAGACCAAAGACAAAGTTTCCATGGACGTGAATTCCGCCGTCCTTGAGCATTTTGGTTTTTTCGAAGATGTCGTTTTCGGTATAGCGGCCTTTGTTCACTCCGCTTCTTACGGTTTGATCAAAGGCCTCAATACCCAGAACGATCCAGTTAATACCGGCTTTTTTAAGTTTTTCCACGTGTTGCGGTTTCACGGTATCGATGCGACCGAAAACCCAGATGTTGAAGTTAAATTTTCTTTCAATAAGTAGGTCCGCGATCGTTAGGAAATGTTCTTCTTTAAGAACGAACATCTCGTCGGCAATCTTGATATTTTTGACTCCCATGGCAGCAAAGACATCAAATTGCTTAATAATGTGATCTGGCTGCCAATAACGAAACGTGCCTTGTTTTCCGAAGGGCGCACTGATGCAACAAAAACTGCAGCGAAACGGACAACCTAAACTCGTGTAAACAGTCGCGTAGGGTTGCCGGTCTTCAATATGATCAAAGCAATGCCAATTCGGAGCTTTATAATTTCCTGTTGGAAGAGATTGCAGATCCACCTTGGGAAACACGACATGCAACTGATTCTGCTCGATTAATGTTGCCATGGGATTGTGTTGAATGTGACCGTCTTCACGGAACCACAAGCCAGGAACTTTCCTTAGAGCGCTTATGTCATTGAAGTTTGTTTTCAACAAAGCATCCAAAGTTTTGGGACCTTCACCCTCGCAGACATAATCACACGCTTCATCCTGCATTGTCCGTAGCGGTAATGCGGAGATATGGCCACCAAGCATGATAATCTTTAATTCGGGATCCAGTTTTTTTAACTCAGTACACAGATAGCTTGCACCAAACATCGCTTGAGTCGAAGCCGATGGGTGTTGCCCATAGACGACAATACAAATCAAGCGAGGGCGCAGATAGGAAACGCGATCATACGTTTGCGCGACACTCAGATTTTCTGCAGCACAATCCACCTGATCTGCCGAGTGCCCCAGGGTTTTCATAGAGGCCGTAAGCATTCCCATCCACACTGGCATTTCCAGCGTAGCGACACCGCCACTCAAGTTTTGATAGACGTGTTCAGATATGGGTGGATTTAAAAACAATATATCCAAAATTACTCCAAAAATATTATTTGGATAAACAGAGGTTTGTGCAATAATTAATCATGTTATTATATTGCATTATATTCTTGCTCGTCGTCGTGTACTGGCCCGCCAGTATGTTCTGGGATCAAGACATTTTATGGGCTCGTGGAATTTCCAATTACATCGATTGGCCCGTTCACTTTGCGCAAGCATC
This genomic window contains:
- a CDS encoding transketolase — translated: MMTHDELKKLAHDTRTEVLEMCIEAGTGHVTSSMSAVEILISLYFGGLANVNPLEPKWSGRDRVIISKGQCSPLIYSILSSKGFFPKDWLQGFAQKNGNFGVHLQNSVPGVELTTGALGHGLGVAAGVALAAKMNRDLHLVYCLLGDGELYEGSIWESAMFAAHNQLNNLVVIVDRNFMATTDFTENMVALEPLDKKFESFGFNVVTVNGHSTEELISSMQGLRSRKYRQPTVIIAETTKGAGIQSMSHIPVLHGVPPQGAKGIDQARKDLAKGIL
- a CDS encoding DegT/DnrJ/EryC1/StrS aminotransferase family protein, encoding MNDFRWPLIQNNITEADKTALVKHIMTSDRFTQGDKVKKFEQEWSKWLGVKHSIFVSSGSAANFLTLSALRDVASVGEVIVPPLTWVSDIVSVIENGFTPVFVDINPETLALDYEATKKAITKNTKAVFLTHILGLNGLSTPLQQLLKKHKIPLIEDACESHGAKMGTHKVGSIGFASNFSFYYGHHMTTIEGGMVCTNDPEFAQLVRIKRGHGLLRESTDPAQLQKHLNNSKQVYKEFDFPVVGFNFRNNELGAVLGLNQLKRLDKNNTQRSLRLHRFLKGLDKNTYFTRYNTKGSSSYALLLQILPDKAHLKSKVEKVLSDLGVEYRRGMSGGGNQLRQGFLKTRGIDIDPTAFVNTEQIHHNGFYIGNFPSLPLKWIDQLCKALNEVAK
- a CDS encoding B12-binding domain-containing radical SAM protein, producing the protein MDILFLNPPISEHVYQNLSGGVATLEMPVWMGMLTASMKTLGHSADQVDCAAENLSVAQTYDRVSYLRPRLICIVVYGQHPSASTQAMFGASYLCTELKKLDPELKIIMLGGHISALPLRTMQDEACDYVCEGEGPKTLDALLKTNFNDISALRKVPGLWFREDGHIQHNPMATLIEQNQLHVVFPKVDLQSLPTGNYKAPNWHCFDHIEDRQPYATVYTSLGCPFRCSFCCISAPFGKQGTFRYWQPDHIIKQFDVFAAMGVKNIKIADEMFVLKEEHFLTIADLLIERKFNFNIWVFGRIDTVKPQHVEKLKKAGINWIVLGIEAFDQTVRSGVNKGRYTENDIFEKTKMLKDGGIHVHGNFVFGLPDDTLETMQRNLDLAVELNLETANFYSAMAYPGSELYREAVRNNIELPENWLGYSQHSYDCKPLPTKHISSAEVLTFRDQAWSIYHNSPAYLNLIKSKFGPKTFEYIENLKKIKLSRKYTLDKVLAKASYE